One Panicum virgatum strain AP13 chromosome 3N, P.virgatum_v5, whole genome shotgun sequence DNA segment encodes these proteins:
- the LOC120667865 gene encoding 7-deoxyloganetin glucosyltransferase-like produces the protein MRLKDFPSFIRTTDPDDAMLTLTLHSTECQCSVPSAVVFHTFEELESQVISAMSDILPPIYAMGPLPLLREACASASNDHAASTSAASSLSKEDHACQVWLHGKRPNSVVFTMLCWPFGADQQTNTRMPCTEWRVSVEISEDPGREEVEAAIPQVMGRGRGQELRGSAAEWKDKAALAARPGGSAWVNLETRCLLL, from the coding sequence ATGCGCCTCAAAGACTTCCCGAGCTTCATCCGCACCACGGACCCAGATGACGCCATGCTCACCTTGACCCTGCACTCAACGGAGTGCCAGTGCTCCGTCCCGTCTGCTGTCGTGTTCCACACATTCGAGGAGCTAGAGAGCCAAGTCATCAGCGCCATGTCAGACATCCTGCCGCCTATCTACGCCATGGGTCCGCTACCACTTCTCAGGGAAGCCTGTGCCAGCGCCAGCAATGACCATGCTGCCAGCACGTCGGCGGCCTCCAGCCTTTCCAAGGAGGACCACGCGTGCCAGGTCTGGCTCCACGGCAAGCGTCCCAACTCGGTGGTGTTCACGATGCTGTGCTGGCCGTTCGGGGCCGACCAGCAGACCAACACCAGGATGCCGTGCACGGAGTGGCGCGTCAGCGTGGAGATCAGCGAGGACCCCGggcgggaggaggtggaggcggcgataCCGCAGGTGATGGGCAGGGGGAGAGGGCAGGAGCTgagggggtcggcggcggagtggAAGGATAAGGCCGCGCTCGCGGCACGGCCAGGTGGCTCCGCTTGGGTAAATCTGGAGACGAGGTGCTTGCTCCTCTGA